A single region of the Rhodococcus sp. W8901 genome encodes:
- a CDS encoding inositol monophosphatase family protein, producing MSLSRDPLELLAIASDVLDGARDRFVAGLGAPSAVRKGPKDFATAVDLELEKSVSAELERRTGIEVHGEEFGGPELTDGDVWILDPIDGTFNYSAGLPTAGMLLALLRDGVPVLGLTWLPLTGERFAAAVGGPVTHNGLALPPLERSALSDAMIGFGAFNIDSRGRIPGTYRFELLGQLSRASSRLRMHGSTGADLAYTAAGILGGAVVFGHHVWDNAAGVALVRAAGGVVTDLRGDDWHVGSRSVLAAAPGVHGELLDILHSLGDPENRPEGGPQQ from the coding sequence ATGAGCCTGTCCCGGGATCCGCTCGAGCTGCTCGCCATCGCGAGCGATGTCCTCGACGGGGCCCGGGACCGGTTCGTCGCGGGTCTGGGTGCCCCGAGCGCGGTGCGTAAGGGCCCCAAGGACTTTGCGACTGCAGTCGATCTCGAGCTGGAGAAGTCGGTGTCCGCGGAGCTCGAGCGCCGCACCGGCATCGAGGTCCACGGTGAGGAGTTCGGCGGGCCGGAACTCACCGACGGCGACGTCTGGATTCTCGATCCGATCGACGGCACGTTCAACTACTCGGCCGGCCTCCCGACGGCGGGCATGCTGCTCGCGCTGCTGCGCGACGGCGTACCCGTTCTGGGGCTGACGTGGCTGCCGCTGACCGGGGAACGGTTCGCTGCCGCCGTGGGCGGCCCGGTCACCCACAACGGGCTCGCGCTGCCGCCGCTCGAACGCAGTGCCCTGTCCGACGCGATGATCGGATTCGGTGCGTTCAACATCGACAGCCGCGGCCGGATCCCGGGGACGTATCGGTTCGAACTGCTCGGTCAGCTCAGCCGCGCGTCGTCGCGGCTCCGGATGCACGGATCGACGGGCGCCGACCTCGCCTACACCGCTGCCGGAATTCTCGGCGGCGCGGTCGTGTTCGGGCACCACGTGTGGGACAACGCGGCCGGCGTCGCGCTGGTGCGGGCGGCCGGTGGCGTCGTGACGGATCTGCGCGGCGACGACTGGCACGTCGGATCGCGATCGGTGCTTGCCGCCGCGCCCGGTGTGCACGGCGAACTGCTCGATATTCTCCACTCTCTGGGCGACCCGGAGAATCGGCCTGAAGGAGGCCCACAACAATGA
- a CDS encoding gas vesicle protein GvpG, whose amino-acid sequence MGLFSAIFGLPLAPVRGVVWIGEVVRRQVEEETTSPAAMRRDLEVIEEGRRSGQMSEDEAARAEDEILHRVTRPRDVDARGGGSER is encoded by the coding sequence ATGGGCCTCTTCTCAGCCATCTTCGGGCTCCCACTGGCCCCGGTCCGGGGCGTGGTGTGGATCGGGGAAGTCGTACGCCGTCAGGTCGAGGAGGAGACGACGAGCCCCGCCGCGATGCGCCGCGACCTCGAGGTGATCGAGGAGGGCCGGCGTTCGGGGCAGATGTCGGAGGACGAAGCCGCCCGTGCCGAGGACGAGATCCTTCACCGGGTCACGCGCCCCAGGGACGTCGACGCCCGTGGCGGGGGGAGTGAACGATGA
- a CDS encoding ATP-binding protein → MSEACLSTRRSEDSAPVIELRTAADAYQLAAIRRVSTSLAAQCDMTLDQLADLRLAVDEACSILLRIALPDSVIVCTFRVSADSFDFAGCVPTTGAELEGQYEQTFGWHVLRTLTNELALDRHPGTGDGRSPTITISFAMRCGESV, encoded by the coding sequence ATGAGCGAAGCGTGTCTCTCCACGAGACGAAGCGAGGACTCCGCGCCTGTCATCGAGTTACGCACCGCGGCCGACGCCTACCAACTGGCCGCGATTCGGCGCGTATCCACGTCGTTGGCAGCGCAATGCGACATGACACTCGACCAACTCGCCGATCTGCGGCTTGCTGTCGACGAGGCCTGCAGCATCCTGCTGCGAATCGCACTTCCCGACAGCGTCATCGTCTGCACGTTTCGCGTGAGTGCCGATTCGTTCGACTTCGCCGGTTGCGTCCCCACCACCGGCGCTGAACTGGAAGGGCAGTACGAGCAGACGTTCGGTTGGCATGTCCTTCGTACGCTCACCAACGAACTGGCTCTCGATCGGCATCCCGGCACTGGAGACGGCCGGTCCCCCACCATCACCATCTCGTTCGCGATGCGGTGCGGGGAGAGCGTGTGA
- a CDS encoding SigB/SigF/SigG family RNA polymerase sigma factor, with protein sequence MFMLLESLGESDPARAELRQRIITRCLPLAEHIARRFDRRGEPLEDLVQVASIGLVNAVDRYDVTRGSDFLAFAVPTIMGEVRRHFRDTGWAVRVPRRLKELHLDLIKVSSSLSQRLGRSPTTREMAEELGIGIDDVAQGLQAANGYQALSVDGTAGGSLKSGSTLADLLGDTDSYLAAVEDHETLRVILEGLPDRERTVLLLRFFGDQTQSQIAARVGVSQMHVSRILSDTLARLRAQVEL encoded by the coding sequence ATGTTCATGTTGTTGGAATCGCTGGGCGAATCGGACCCAGCACGCGCAGAACTGCGGCAGAGGATCATTACGCGCTGCCTTCCGCTTGCCGAGCACATCGCCCGGCGTTTCGACCGACGGGGTGAGCCCCTCGAGGACCTGGTGCAGGTCGCCAGCATCGGCCTCGTCAACGCCGTGGACCGCTACGACGTCACTCGTGGCTCGGACTTCCTCGCCTTTGCAGTGCCCACGATCATGGGGGAGGTCCGACGTCACTTCCGTGACACCGGCTGGGCCGTGCGGGTGCCCCGGCGACTGAAGGAGCTTCATCTCGACCTGATCAAGGTGTCGTCGAGTCTGTCCCAGCGGCTAGGGCGCTCGCCGACGACCCGCGAGATGGCCGAAGAACTCGGGATCGGGATCGACGATGTCGCTCAGGGCCTGCAGGCCGCCAACGGTTATCAAGCCCTTTCTGTCGACGGGACCGCTGGTGGCAGTCTCAAATCAGGATCGACGCTGGCTGATCTGTTGGGCGACACCGATTCGTACCTCGCCGCGGTCGAGGATCACGAAACGCTGCGGGTCATCCTCGAAGGGTTACCGGACCGGGAACGCACGGTGCTGTTGCTCCGGTTCTTCGGCGATCAGACGCAGTCGCAGATCGCGGCCCGCGTGGGTGTCTCCCAGATGCACGTCTCCAGGATCCTCTCCGATACGCTGGCCAGACTACGTGCACAGGTGGAGCTATAG
- the gvpO gene encoding gas vesicle protein GvpO, with amino-acid sequence MTGPRDPDDHTDLTAPEAAAEAARQIAALTGRTPIGAVSVAPSDEGWSVEVEVVEDRRIPSSSDVLAIYVVVLDMDGMLLSYRRSRQYTRGRSEKGAQQ; translated from the coding sequence ATGACCGGGCCGCGAGATCCGGACGACCACACCGACTTGACCGCACCGGAGGCGGCCGCCGAGGCCGCTCGGCAGATCGCCGCACTCACCGGTCGGACCCCGATCGGAGCGGTGTCCGTCGCGCCGAGCGACGAAGGGTGGTCCGTCGAGGTGGAGGTCGTCGAGGATCGCCGTATCCCGTCGTCCTCCGACGTCCTGGCCATCTACGTCGTCGTCCTCGACATGGACGGAATGCTGCTGTCCTACCGGAGGAGCCGGCAGTACACGCGCGGTCGCTCCGAGAAGGGTGCTCAACAGTGA
- a CDS encoding (Fe-S)-binding protein, translating into MNPGKVVHPDALDAHLRQGSAYRPWEPATRFTYGEDDHRFSRAAARCVGVGKCRGHESGVMCPSYRATGEEEHSTRGRARLLFEMVEGDVITDGWRSATVRDALDLCLACKGCKRDCPVSVDMATYKAEFLYHHYRNRPRPLSHYSMGWLPLWSRAAAAAPRAVNALAHAPGLSRVAARAAGVDPRRPLPSFAPSRFTEAYRPEPTGGCRGRVVLWPDTFDNNFDPHIAHAAAAVLHAAGFDVEVPDRTVCCGLTWISTGQLGVAVRVLHRTLDVLGPHLRVGTPVVVLEPSCAAVFRSDLTDLLPGDEDARRLAQQTHTLGEVLARHAPDWRPPQLPRAALVQQHCHQHAVLGYTHDRDALVTAGVDVEVLDAGCCGLAGNFGFEAGHYDVSVACAEDKLMPAVRQADPGTLVVADGFSCRTQIRDLEPGARPLHSAEVLAAALRGGNGLP; encoded by the coding sequence ATGAACCCGGGCAAGGTCGTTCATCCCGATGCGCTCGACGCACACCTGCGGCAGGGCTCGGCCTACCGACCGTGGGAACCGGCGACGCGGTTCACCTACGGTGAGGACGACCACCGCTTCAGCCGGGCCGCGGCGCGGTGCGTCGGTGTCGGTAAGTGCCGGGGCCACGAATCCGGCGTGATGTGCCCCAGCTACCGGGCCACCGGCGAGGAGGAGCACTCCACCCGCGGCCGGGCACGGCTTCTGTTCGAGATGGTCGAGGGGGACGTCATCACCGACGGCTGGCGCTCGGCCACGGTCCGCGACGCCCTGGATCTGTGCCTGGCCTGCAAGGGATGCAAACGGGACTGCCCCGTCAGCGTCGACATGGCCACCTACAAGGCCGAGTTCCTCTACCACCACTACCGGAACCGGCCGCGTCCGCTGTCCCACTACTCGATGGGATGGCTGCCGCTGTGGTCCCGTGCGGCCGCCGCGGCGCCGCGCGCGGTGAATGCGCTCGCCCACGCGCCGGGCCTCTCCCGGGTCGCCGCCCGCGCCGCCGGTGTCGACCCCCGGCGCCCCCTCCCCTCGTTCGCGCCGTCCCGCTTCACCGAGGCATATCGTCCCGAACCCACCGGTGGCTGCCGCGGGCGAGTCGTGCTGTGGCCCGACACCTTCGACAACAACTTCGACCCGCACATCGCGCATGCCGCCGCCGCGGTGCTGCACGCCGCGGGATTCGATGTCGAGGTCCCCGACCGGACGGTGTGCTGCGGCTTGACCTGGATATCGACCGGTCAGCTCGGCGTCGCCGTTCGGGTCCTGCACCGCACCCTCGACGTGCTCGGCCCGCATTTACGGGTCGGTACCCCGGTCGTCGTGCTCGAACCGAGCTGCGCGGCCGTGTTCCGCTCGGACCTCACCGACCTGCTGCCGGGCGACGAGGACGCCCGCCGGCTCGCGCAGCAGACGCACACGCTCGGCGAAGTGCTGGCCCGGCATGCGCCCGACTGGCGGCCACCGCAGCTGCCCCGCGCAGCGCTCGTCCAACAGCACTGCCACCAGCACGCCGTGCTCGGCTACACCCATGACCGCGACGCGCTGGTCACCGCCGGCGTGGACGTCGAGGTCCTCGACGCGGGCTGCTGCGGGCTGGCCGGCAACTTCGGGTTCGAGGCCGGGCACTACGACGTCTCCGTCGCGTGCGCGGAGGACAAACTGATGCCCGCGGTCCGGCAGGCCGACCCGGGCACGCTGGTCGTCGCCGACGGTTTCAGCTGTCGCACCCAGATCCGGGATCTCGAACCCGGAGCGCGCCCCCTGCACAGTGCGGAAGTGCTCGCGGCCGCGCTGCGCGGCGGTAACGGGCTACCGTGA
- the mbp1 gene encoding microaggregate-binding protein 1 yields the protein MSDKEKSGPAEAVKGTVEGVKGKAKEAAGAVTGQDDLVREGKAQQDKAAAQREAAEKEAEAEKARGKAAAQEAHQRTEQDK from the coding sequence ATGTCGGACAAGGAAAAGTCGGGTCCTGCAGAGGCAGTCAAAGGCACTGTCGAGGGCGTGAAAGGCAAGGCCAAGGAAGCCGCCGGCGCCGTGACGGGTCAGGACGACCTTGTGCGGGAAGGAAAAGCGCAGCAGGACAAGGCCGCCGCCCAACGGGAAGCGGCCGAAAAGGAAGCTGAGGCGGAGAAGGCGCGCGGAAAGGCTGCGGCTCAGGAGGCACACCAGCGCACCGAACAGGATAAGTAG
- a CDS encoding CinA family protein produces MAIPHNDGGALADEVSDLAQKAGRTVGTGESLTGGHISCLLAAAPSSSAWFRGTIVAYSSAVKHDLLEVPTGPVVSERAARSMAVATAKLLNADTVVAVTGAAGPDGQDGQEPGTVWFGLFDRGSVSALQKSFTGNPTDVVELTAHHALELLVNCLRAG; encoded by the coding sequence ATGGCGATCCCTCATAACGACGGCGGCGCGCTGGCAGATGAAGTCTCCGACCTCGCACAGAAGGCCGGGCGAACGGTCGGCACTGGCGAATCTCTGACCGGGGGACACATTTCGTGCCTCCTCGCCGCCGCTCCAAGCTCGTCCGCCTGGTTCCGCGGCACCATCGTCGCCTACTCGAGTGCCGTCAAGCACGATCTGCTCGAGGTGCCGACTGGACCGGTCGTCTCGGAACGCGCGGCACGCAGCATGGCGGTGGCTACCGCAAAGCTCCTGAACGCCGACACCGTGGTCGCGGTGACGGGCGCCGCCGGCCCCGACGGGCAGGACGGCCAGGAACCCGGGACTGTGTGGTTCGGGCTCTTCGACCGCGGATCCGTCAGCGCACTGCAGAAATCCTTCACGGGCAATCCGACCGACGTCGTCGAGTTGACCGCTCACCACGCACTCGAATTGCTCGTGAACTGCCTTCGTGCCGGATGA
- a CDS encoding STAS domain-containing protein, whose amino-acid sequence MVILRASARRYETASDSVTASDPTALLVELLVDLDLSTVDRFRRSFKSLLHEASGARPAIGDLIVLDLSRVDFIGVDGASALVDAKELAAGYGLELALVTATRGVEHALAATGVSQIFTCHGTVASALAFGSSHLGALTDLAY is encoded by the coding sequence ATGGTCATCCTTCGCGCATCGGCAAGGAGATACGAGACCGCTTCGGATAGCGTCACGGCATCGGATCCGACGGCCCTGCTGGTCGAACTCTTGGTCGACTTGGACCTCAGCACGGTAGACCGCTTCCGGCGGTCGTTCAAATCTTTGCTTCACGAAGCGTCAGGAGCCAGACCGGCGATCGGCGATCTGATCGTGCTCGACCTCTCCCGGGTCGACTTCATCGGAGTCGACGGCGCTTCGGCTCTGGTCGACGCGAAGGAGTTGGCCGCCGGATACGGTCTCGAGCTCGCGCTCGTCACTGCGACGCGGGGCGTCGAGCATGCTCTCGCTGCAACCGGGGTGAGCCAGATCTTCACGTGTCACGGGACTGTCGCGTCGGCCCTGGCGTTCGGGTCGAGCCATCTCGGCGCGCTGACCGACTTGGCGTACTGA
- the gvpJ gene encoding gas vesicle protein GvpJ — MTMVQGGGGAGGPSSQSLADVVDTILDKGLVIDAYVRLSLVGIELVTIDARVVVASVDTYLRFAEAVNRLEISETQPKGLPDMVQDMTTGVAEGKTKGAIEAAGEKVLDFLGGSQDEREQQHRGHSGGGKER, encoded by the coding sequence ATGACCATGGTTCAAGGAGGCGGTGGCGCGGGCGGCCCGAGTTCCCAGAGCCTCGCGGACGTCGTGGACACGATCCTCGACAAGGGCCTCGTAATCGACGCCTACGTTCGACTATCCCTCGTGGGCATCGAACTCGTCACCATCGATGCACGCGTCGTGGTCGCCAGTGTCGACACGTACCTACGGTTCGCGGAGGCAGTCAATCGTCTGGAGATCTCGGAGACCCAGCCGAAGGGCCTGCCAGACATGGTGCAGGACATGACCACGGGCGTGGCGGAAGGGAAGACGAAGGGTGCCATCGAGGCGGCCGGCGAGAAGGTACTCGACTTTCTCGGCGGTTCCCAGGACGAGCGCGAGCAGCAGCATCGCGGACACTCCGGCGGAGGCAAGGAGCGATGA
- the hisI gene encoding phosphoribosyl-AMP cyclohydrolase, with protein MSLDPSIAARLKRNEAGLFSAVAQEKSTGDVLMVAWMDDEALARTLETRKGTYYSRSRQQYWVKGETSGHTQYVHEVRLDCDGDSVLLIVDQEGAACHTGTHTCFDTDVLLAAEA; from the coding sequence ATGAGTCTCGATCCGTCGATCGCCGCCCGCCTCAAGCGCAACGAGGCCGGCCTGTTCAGTGCTGTCGCCCAGGAGAAGTCGACCGGCGACGTCCTGATGGTCGCGTGGATGGACGACGAGGCCCTCGCGCGCACCCTGGAGACCCGCAAGGGCACCTACTACTCGCGGTCGCGCCAGCAGTACTGGGTCAAGGGCGAGACGTCCGGCCACACGCAGTACGTGCACGAGGTACGCCTGGACTGCGACGGCGACTCCGTGCTGCTGATCGTCGATCAGGAGGGCGCGGCGTGCCACACCGGCACGCACACCTGCTTCGACACCGACGTGCTTCTCGCTGCCGAGGCCTGA
- a CDS encoding gas vesicle protein, which translates to MTRSSGGSNYPQQYSQGLGGAGHEPANLGDILERVLDKGIVIAGDIRVNLLDIELLTIKLRLVIASLETAREVGIDWWEHDPWLSGGNRDLELENERLRSRIAALESGEGRIADVTTGPQQAVEPAESPAEEEHDDDP; encoded by the coding sequence GTGACGAGGTCGAGCGGCGGATCGAACTACCCGCAGCAGTACAGCCAGGGTCTCGGCGGCGCGGGCCACGAGCCGGCCAACCTCGGCGACATCCTCGAACGGGTCCTGGACAAGGGCATCGTGATCGCCGGCGATATTCGGGTCAATCTCCTCGACATCGAACTGCTGACCATCAAGCTGCGCCTGGTGATCGCGTCGCTCGAAACTGCGCGCGAGGTCGGAATCGACTGGTGGGAACACGATCCGTGGCTGTCGGGAGGCAATCGCGACCTGGAACTCGAGAACGAGCGTCTGCGCTCGCGCATCGCGGCTCTCGAGTCCGGCGAGGGGCGGATCGCGGATGTGACGACCGGCCCGCAACAGGCGGTGGAACCGGCCGAATCCCCCGCCGAGGAGGAGCACGACGATGACCCCTGA
- the hisF gene encoding imidazole glycerol phosphate synthase subunit HisF produces the protein MTLAVRVIPCLDVDAGRVVKGVNFENLRDAGDPVELAATYDAQGADELTFLDVTASSGDRGTMLDVVTRTAEQVFIPLTVGGGVRTVEDVDRLLRAGADKVSVNTAAIARPEVLREMSERFGSQCIVLSVDARTVPVGQEPTPSGWEVTTHGGKRGTGIDAVEWAIRGAELGVGEILLNSMDADGTKAGFDLKMIRAVRAAVHVPVIASGGAGAVEHFAPAVEAGADAVLAASVFHFGDMTIGDVKASMRAEGITVR, from the coding sequence ATGACTTTGGCTGTTCGAGTGATTCCCTGCCTCGATGTCGACGCGGGCCGTGTCGTGAAGGGCGTGAACTTCGAGAACCTGCGTGACGCAGGCGATCCCGTCGAGCTCGCGGCGACCTACGACGCGCAGGGCGCCGACGAGTTGACGTTCCTCGACGTCACCGCGTCCAGCGGCGACCGGGGCACCATGCTCGACGTCGTCACTCGCACTGCCGAGCAGGTGTTCATCCCGCTCACCGTCGGTGGCGGCGTGCGCACCGTCGAGGACGTCGACCGCCTGCTGCGCGCCGGCGCCGACAAGGTCAGCGTCAACACCGCCGCGATCGCCCGCCCGGAGGTGCTGCGGGAGATGTCGGAGCGGTTCGGCTCGCAGTGCATCGTGCTGTCGGTCGACGCCCGTACGGTCCCGGTGGGGCAGGAGCCGACGCCGTCGGGCTGGGAGGTCACCACTCACGGCGGCAAGCGCGGCACCGGCATCGACGCCGTCGAGTGGGCGATCCGCGGCGCCGAGCTGGGCGTGGGGGAGATCCTGCTCAACTCGATGGACGCCGACGGCACCAAGGCCGGCTTCGACCTGAAGATGATCCGCGCCGTCCGCGCGGCGGTACACGTGCCGGTGATCGCCAGCGGTGGCGCGGGCGCCGTCGAACACTTCGCGCCCGCCGTCGAGGCCGGCGCCGACGCGGTCCTCGCGGCCAGCGTGTTCCACTTCGGAGACATGACGATCGGGGACGTCAAGGCGTCCATGCGTGCAGAAGGGATCACCGTCCGATGA
- the gvpJ gene encoding gas vesicle protein GvpJ produces the protein MSTAPDRRIALVDLLDRVLGGGVVVAGEITLSIADVDMVHISLRTLVSSVSALTPPPAGTPESRR, from the coding sequence ATGAGCACCGCCCCGGACCGTCGGATAGCGCTGGTCGATCTCCTGGACCGCGTCCTCGGCGGAGGCGTCGTGGTCGCGGGCGAGATCACCCTCTCGATCGCCGACGTCGACATGGTGCACATCTCGCTCCGCACGCTCGTGTCGTCGGTCAGTGCGCTGACGCCGCCGCCCGCCGGGACGCCGGAGAGCCGACGGTGA
- a CDS encoding GvpL/GvpF family gas vesicle protein — protein MTPDDGVWVYAVTTEGPFPGGISGIRGVAGEELRTVTESGFAAVVGTVRLDTFGEEALRRNLEDLDWLAETARRHDAVVAAICAGGATVPLRLATVYFDDDRVRTMLRDNAQQLGEALEQITDRSEWGVRSYLDRARTEPRDAREKTGRPSGTAYLMQRRAQAAAREEAESAAGRRADEIFAELSRWAVAGARQPPSPPDLSSRRSQEILNASFLVDNEHHREFVTAVEQLDTRFDDVELVLTGPWPPYSFTSVEASAR, from the coding sequence ATGACCCCTGACGACGGCGTGTGGGTATACGCGGTGACCACGGAGGGGCCGTTTCCCGGCGGAATCTCCGGCATCCGCGGCGTGGCCGGCGAGGAACTGCGCACGGTCACCGAGTCGGGCTTCGCGGCTGTCGTCGGCACAGTGCGACTCGACACGTTCGGCGAGGAGGCGCTGCGCCGCAATCTGGAAGACCTCGACTGGCTTGCCGAGACGGCACGTCGTCACGATGCGGTCGTCGCCGCGATCTGCGCCGGTGGCGCCACCGTGCCGCTGCGCCTGGCGACGGTGTACTTCGACGACGACCGGGTGCGAACGATGTTGCGCGACAACGCCCAGCAGCTCGGTGAGGCATTGGAGCAGATCACCGATCGCTCCGAATGGGGCGTGCGGTCCTATCTCGATCGCGCCCGCACCGAACCGCGGGACGCACGTGAGAAGACCGGCAGACCTTCCGGGACGGCGTATCTGATGCAGCGGCGCGCGCAGGCGGCCGCCCGGGAGGAAGCCGAATCCGCCGCCGGCCGGCGCGCGGACGAGATCTTCGCCGAGCTGTCGCGGTGGGCGGTGGCCGGCGCCCGACAGCCACCCTCTCCCCCGGATCTGTCCTCGCGCCGCTCCCAGGAAATCCTCAATGCATCGTTCCTGGTCGACAACGAGCACCACCGCGAGTTCGTCACTGCCGTCGAGCAACTCGACACTCGGTTCGACGACGTGGAACTGGTGCTCACCGGTCCCTGGCCGCCGTACTCCTTCACCTCCGTGGAGGCGAGCGCCCGATGA
- a CDS encoding gas vesicle protein K, which produces MRQRIDADPESVERGLVALVLTLVELLRQLMERQALRRVDAGDLSDDQIERIGTTLMMLEEKMEELREHFGLEPEDLNIDLGPLGPLLADD; this is translated from the coding sequence ATCCGCCAGCGGATCGACGCCGACCCCGAGTCGGTCGAGCGCGGGCTCGTCGCTCTGGTCCTCACGCTCGTCGAACTGCTGCGGCAACTCATGGAACGGCAGGCGCTGCGCCGGGTGGACGCCGGCGATCTCTCCGACGACCAGATCGAACGCATCGGCACCACTCTGATGATGCTCGAGGAGAAGATGGAGGAGCTGCGTGAGCATTTCGGCCTCGAACCGGAGGATCTCAACATCGATCTGGGCCCTCTTGGTCCGCTACTGGCAGACGACTGA
- a CDS encoding FAD-binding oxidoreductase, translating into MRARYPDIPRRVSGYNLDSLLPENRFHVAKALVGSESTLVTVVRVELQLVRRPPANALVVLGFDDITVAADAVPAVLRHQPSALEGIDHRLVQLEHGRHLAEKALRELPDGNSWLLIQVDGDTQDEADGKARDLVEDAVRNLTDRTRILDDPAHKKQVWEAREAGLGATAYPPHEPETHEGWEDAAVPPDRLGDYLRDFRDLLDRYDYGTASLYGHFGQGCVHTRIPFDLRTADGVDRYRRFAEESARLVVRYGGSLSGEHGDGQSRGELLPIMFGERLVRAFGEMKAPVRSGQSDEPGQGRSSRCARRTPAAGLGLPTVGTGDAVHLR; encoded by the coding sequence GTGCGGGCCCGCTACCCCGACATTCCGCGCCGGGTGTCGGGGTACAACCTCGATTCACTGTTGCCGGAGAACAGATTCCACGTGGCGAAGGCACTCGTGGGCAGCGAGAGCACGCTGGTGACAGTGGTCCGCGTCGAGCTGCAACTGGTCCGGCGGCCACCGGCGAACGCGCTCGTCGTGCTCGGCTTCGACGACATCACGGTGGCAGCGGATGCGGTCCCCGCCGTCCTCCGCCACCAGCCGTCCGCGCTCGAGGGCATCGACCACCGTCTCGTCCAACTCGAGCACGGCCGGCACCTGGCCGAGAAGGCGTTGCGCGAGTTACCGGACGGGAACTCGTGGCTGCTGATCCAGGTGGACGGCGACACCCAGGACGAGGCGGACGGGAAGGCGCGCGACCTCGTCGAGGACGCCGTGCGGAACCTGACCGACCGCACCAGGATCCTCGACGACCCCGCCCACAAGAAGCAGGTGTGGGAGGCGCGGGAGGCCGGGTTGGGCGCCACCGCGTACCCGCCGCACGAACCCGAGACCCACGAGGGCTGGGAGGACGCCGCGGTCCCGCCCGACCGACTCGGCGACTACCTCCGCGACTTCCGCGACCTCCTGGATCGGTACGACTACGGAACCGCTTCGCTGTATGGGCATTTCGGCCAGGGGTGCGTGCACACCCGGATCCCGTTCGACCTCCGCACCGCCGACGGGGTGGACCGCTACCGCCGGTTCGCCGAGGAAAGCGCCCGCCTGGTGGTCCGCTACGGCGGCTCGCTCTCCGGCGAACACGGTGACGGCCAGTCCCGCGGCGAACTCCTGCCGATCATGTTCGGCGAGCGACTCGTTCGCGCCTTCGGCGAGATGAAGGCCCCTGTTCGATCCGGGCAATCGGATGAACCCGGGCAAGGTCGTTCATCCCGATGCGCTCGACGCACACCTGCGGCAGGGCTCGGCCTACCGACCGTGGGAACCGGCGACGCGGTTCACCTACGGTGA
- a CDS encoding GvpL/GvpF family gas vesicle protein, with amino-acid sequence MNEEQSAPEERRPVVYVYGLVPADVEVKEDATGIGSPPRPLKIVTHDDVAALVSEIDPNSPLGSSDDLRAHAAVLDATVTAAPVLPLRFGAVLTDTDAVVSELLEQYRDEFHDALEQLEGMVQFVVKGRYVEDAILREILSDDPEAGRLREAIRDQTEDVTRDERLALGELISRALTGKREQDTQRIVEAVEPVAAAVSAREPTDDEEAGSVAVLIPADRTDELEEAVAPLIDEWQGRIDVTVTGPLAAYDFVKTRAPGT; translated from the coding sequence ATGAACGAAGAACAATCCGCGCCGGAAGAACGGCGCCCGGTGGTGTACGTGTACGGCTTGGTGCCCGCGGACGTGGAAGTGAAAGAGGACGCCACCGGCATCGGCTCGCCACCCCGGCCACTGAAGATCGTGACGCACGACGACGTCGCCGCACTGGTCAGCGAGATCGATCCGAATTCACCGTTGGGCAGCTCCGACGATCTTCGAGCCCACGCGGCTGTACTCGACGCCACGGTCACGGCGGCACCGGTGCTGCCGTTGCGCTTCGGTGCGGTGCTCACCGATACCGATGCAGTGGTTTCCGAGCTTCTCGAACAGTATCGAGACGAGTTCCACGACGCGCTCGAGCAACTCGAGGGAATGGTTCAGTTCGTCGTCAAGGGCAGGTACGTCGAGGACGCGATCCTGCGGGAGATCTTGTCGGATGACCCCGAGGCCGGACGCCTGCGCGAGGCCATACGCGACCAGACGGAGGACGTGACCCGCGACGAGCGCCTCGCGCTCGGTGAGCTGATCAGCCGGGCGCTCACCGGCAAACGTGAGCAGGACACCCAACGCATCGTCGAGGCGGTCGAACCGGTCGCCGCGGCCGTGTCGGCGCGCGAGCCGACCGACGACGAGGAGGCCGGTTCCGTAGCCGTGCTGATCCCCGCGGACCGGACGGACGAGTTGGAAGAAGCGGTGGCTCCGCTGATCGACGAATGGCAGGGAAGGATCGACGTTACGGTGACCGGTCCGTTGGCCGCATACGACTTCGTGAAGACACGGGCACCGGGAACCTGA